Proteins co-encoded in one Erwinia sp. genomic window:
- a CDS encoding hypothetical protein (ID:JIFNMEKO_02076;~UPF0125 protein RatB;~source:Prodigal:2.6): protein MPEMMVEVAYALPDKQYLLTVEVQEGASVNDAIQASGLLAIRQDIDLQGKNKVGIFSRPAKLNDTLQPGDRVEIYRPLLADPKELRRQRAEKNKTP, encoded by the coding sequence GTGCCTGAGATGATGGTTGAAGTCGCTTATGCATTACCAGATAAGCAATATTTGCTCACAGTCGAAGTGCAGGAAGGGGCTAGTGTAAATGATGCTATTCAGGCATCAGGCCTTCTGGCTATCCGCCAGGATATCGATTTACAGGGTAAAAATAAAGTAGGTATCTTCAGTCGTCCGGCGAAACTGAATGACACATTGCAACCTGGTGACCGTGTAGAAATTTACCGGCCGCTACTCGCTGATCCTAAAGAACTACGTCGCCAGCGGGCGGAAAAAAATAAGACGCCTTAG
- the ratA gene encoding Ribosome association toxin RatA (ID:JIFNMEKO_02077;~source:Prodigal:2.6) → MSQISRSALVPFSAGQMFRLVNDVGAYPQFLPGCTGSRVLEVAQHQMTAAVDVSKAGISKTFVTRNTLTENQRIQMQLVDGPFRKLSGGWVFTPLSDTACKVELTLDFEFTNMLVAMAFGRIFKELANSMVQAFIQRAKEVYRA, encoded by the coding sequence ATGTCTCAGATTAGTCGTTCTGCGCTGGTGCCTTTCAGTGCCGGGCAGATGTTTCGTCTGGTCAATGATGTGGGTGCTTATCCGCAATTTTTACCGGGTTGTACTGGTAGCAGAGTGCTTGAAGTCGCTCAGCATCAAATGACTGCTGCTGTTGATGTCTCAAAAGCGGGTATCAGCAAAACTTTCGTTACCCGCAATACCCTGACCGAAAACCAGCGTATTCAGATGCAACTGGTGGATGGCCCCTTCAGGAAGCTTTCAGGTGGATGGGTTTTCACTCCGTTGAGTGATACAGCCTGTAAGGTTGAGTTAACTCTCGATTTTGAGTTTACCAATATGCTGGTGGCAATGGCATTTGGACGTATATTTAAAGAGCTGGCGAACAGCATGGTCCAGGCTTTCATCCAGCGAGCAAAAGAGGTCTATCGTGCCTGA
- the smpB gene encoding SsrA-binding protein (ID:JIFNMEKO_02078;~source:Prodigal:2.6) — protein sequence MTKKKKHKPGSATIAMNKRARHEYFIEEEFEAGLSLQGWEVKSLRAGKANISDSYILLRDGEAYLFGAIFQPLSVASSHVVCDPTRNRKLLLKQRELGTLFGKAQRDGYTIVALSLYWKNAWAKLKIGLAKGKKEHDKRGDIKAREWQLDKARIMKHANR from the coding sequence ATGACAAAGAAAAAAAAACATAAACCTGGTTCGGCAACTATTGCCATGAACAAGCGCGCTCGCCATGAATACTTTATCGAAGAAGAGTTCGAGGCGGGTCTTTCACTACAAGGTTGGGAAGTGAAATCTCTACGTGCAGGCAAAGCGAATATCAGTGACAGCTATATTCTGCTGCGTGATGGTGAAGCCTATCTGTTCGGTGCGATTTTTCAACCACTATCCGTCGCATCCTCGCATGTGGTATGCGATCCGACCCGTAACCGTAAATTGCTACTGAAACAGCGAGAACTGGGTACCTTGTTTGGTAAAGCACAGCGTGATGGCTACACTATTGTCGCTTTGTCACTTTACTGGAAAAATGCCTGGGCAAAGCTGAAAATTGGCCTGGCAAAAGGTAAAAAGGAACATGATAAACGTGGTGATATCAAGGCACGTGAATGGCAATTAGACAAAGCGCGCATCATGAAGCACGCTAATCGGTAA
- the intA_6 gene encoding Prophage integrase IntA (ID:JIFNMEKO_02080;~source:Prodigal:2.6), giving the protein MAIQTKPLSVKEIESAKPKEVEYVVYDGDGLELLIKSSGSKIWQFRYTRPVAKKKAKKSIGSYPSVTLADARSYRAEPRSLLAKQIDPQEHQQEQLRSSLEAKTNTFQLVAERWWNVM; this is encoded by the coding sequence ATGGCAATACAAACCAAACCTCTCTCCGTTAAAGAAATCGAATCTGCCAAACCCAAGGAAGTGGAATACGTTGTCTATGATGGCGATGGCCTTGAGCTACTGATCAAATCCAGCGGGAGTAAAATCTGGCAATTTCGCTACACTCGCCCTGTCGCTAAGAAGAAAGCGAAAAAGAGCATTGGCTCCTACCCGTCAGTTACGCTTGCCGATGCTCGAAGTTACCGGGCAGAGCCTCGCTCACTCCTGGCGAAACAAATCGATCCCCAGGAACATCAGCAAGAACAGCTACGCAGTTCGCTTGAAGCCAAAACTAATACTTTCCAACTCGTGGCAGAACGTTGGTGGAATGTAATGTGA
- the intA_7 gene encoding Prophage integrase IntA (ID:JIFNMEKO_02081;~source:Prodigal:2.6), with protein MKKASVTEDYAEDIRRSLERDVFPAIGNISVTEIKAHTLVKAVQTVQARGALETVRHLCQRINEVMIYAQNTGLIDAVPSANIGKAFEKPQKKNMPSIRPDQLPQLMQTMRTASISLSTRCLFMWQLLTITRPAEADEARWV; from the coding sequence GTGAAGAAAGCCAGTGTGACCGAGGACTATGCAGAGGACATTAGGCGCTCTCTGGAAAGAGATGTTTTCCCGGCAATCGGTAATATCAGTGTCACTGAGATTAAGGCTCATACTCTGGTTAAAGCAGTACAGACGGTTCAGGCCAGAGGTGCATTAGAGACTGTTCGCCACCTTTGTCAGCGTATTAACGAAGTCATGATTTATGCGCAGAACACAGGCCTGATTGATGCTGTTCCTAGTGCAAACATCGGAAAAGCTTTCGAGAAACCGCAAAAGAAAAACATGCCAAGCATTCGTCCGGATCAGCTACCTCAGTTAATGCAGACGATGCGAACGGCTAGCATTAGCCTTTCAACAAGGTGTCTGTTCATGTGGCAGCTTCTTACCATCACCCGCCCTGCTGAAGCGGATGAGGCTCGTTGGGTGTAG
- a CDS encoding hypothetical protein (ID:JIFNMEKO_02082;~source:Prodigal:2.6), giving the protein MGPDGTVIARDVADYRALSLVEAVIALRRHPFGLQAPEEPLHRGIIPAVTPATHALLYPTAPQSLPVLTAGIVAALIAVEHHACWLTPKLPGHLQCFDREGRVRRRRYRPAHRFAGEQIQHCCQISPAFSRPDIRHIAAPDLIRRGNRELPVEMVRYFNVFVPAAFVFMRRDLATGDIQLFHQLTGQPSPESDALSADHRGDTSRASRATTGVPDFTDETPFNGTLGVRIPAIFTNVAITASVNTEQPAQWRYRVVRPQTVYYRELFRESDIKSAVAFFRISFSISRRCIRFLISLSSVCSGVRGSPGGVFPGARYVTILPGG; this is encoded by the coding sequence GTGGGGCCGGATGGCACTGTAATAGCCCGTGATGTAGCTGATTATCGCGCTCTGAGCCTCGTTGAAGCTGTTATAGCCCTTCGTCGGCACCCATTCGGTCTTCAGGCTCCGGAAGAACCGCTCCATCGGGGCATTATCCCAGCAGTTACCCCGGCGACTCATGCTCTGCTTTATCCAACAGCGCCACAGAGCCTGCCGGTACTGACGGCTGGTATAGTGGCTGCCCTGATCGCTGTGGAACATCACGCCTGTTGGCTTACCCCGAAGCTCCCAGGCCATCTGCAATGCTTTGACCGTGAGGGCCGAGTCCGGCGACGTCGATATCGCCCAGCCCACAGGTTTGCGGGCGAACAGATCCAGCACTGCTGCCAGATAAGCCCAGCATTTTCCCGTCCAGATATACGTCACATCGCCGCACCAGACCTGATCCGGCGCGGTAACCGCGAACTGCCGGTCGAGATGGTTCGGTATTTCAATGTGTTCGTTCCCGCCGCGTTTGTATTTATGCGCCGGGACCTGGCAACTGGCGATATCCAGCTCTTTCATCAGCTTACCGGCCAGCCATCGCCCGAGTCTGACGCCCTTAGCGCTGACCATCGTGGCGATACTTCTCGCGCCAGCAGAGCCACCACTGGCGTTCCAGACTTCACTGACGAGACTCCGTTTAACGGCACGCTCGGCGTCAGAATCCCTGCCATTTTTACGAATGTAGCGATAACTGCTTCGGTGAACACCGAACAGCCGGCACAATGGCGCTACCGGGTAGTGCGCCCTCAGACTGTCTATTATCGTGAACTGTTCAGGGAGTCCGACATCAAGAGCGCGGTAGCCTTTTTTAGGATTTCATTCTCCATTTCAAGGCGTTGTATCCGTTTTCTCATTTCCCTGAGTTCAGTCTGCTCAGGCGTCAGAGGCAGCCCCGGGGGCGTTTTCCCTGGCGCTCGATACGTAACGATTTTACCCGGCGGTTGA
- a CDS encoding hypothetical protein (ID:JIFNMEKO_02083;~source:Prodigal:2.6) — protein MSKAFTAEFKVEAAKLVLDQNYTHGEAAKAMNVSLSAINRRVKSLRIERQGKRPRGCL, from the coding sequence ATGAGCAAAGCATTTACTGCTGAATTTAAAGTCGAAGCGGCAAAACTGGTCCTGGATCAGAACTACACTCACGGCGAGGCGGCTAAGGCGATGAACGTCAGCCTCTCCGCCATCAACCGCCGGGTAAAATCGTTACGTATCGAGCGCCAGGGAAAACGCCCCCGGGGCTGCCTCTGA
- the intA_8 gene encoding Prophage integrase IntA (ID:JIFNMEKO_02084;~source:Prodigal:2.6) produces the protein MEAREWKIPATRMKMNRDHTVPLSDEAIVILEMMKPMSGNRVFIFPSRIKPNQPMNSQTVNASLKRAGFGGVLVSHGLRSIASTALNEQGFPPDVIEAALAHVDKNEVRRAYNRSDSLEQRRPMMQWWADFVMVADRGSTTEGGMKGMRLVG, from the coding sequence ATGGAAGCGCGAGAGTGGAAGATTCCTGCAACACGCATGAAAATGAACCGCGACCATACTGTTCCATTGTCAGATGAAGCAATTGTGATATTGGAGATGATGAAGCCGATGAGTGGAAATCGAGTATTTATCTTTCCCAGCCGCATCAAGCCAAACCAGCCGATGAACAGTCAAACCGTTAACGCATCGCTGAAACGAGCAGGTTTTGGTGGTGTGCTCGTTTCCCACGGACTGCGATCTATTGCCAGTACAGCCCTCAACGAGCAAGGCTTTCCGCCTGATGTTATTGAGGCAGCATTGGCGCATGTAGATAAGAATGAGGTCCGCCGTGCTTATAACCGTAGCGATTCTCTTGAGCAGCGTCGCCCCATGATGCAATGGTGGGCTGATTTCGTTATGGTCGCGGATCGTGGAAGTACCACGGAAGGTGGGATGAAAGGAATGCGGTTAGTGGGGTGA
- a CDS encoding hypothetical protein (ID:JIFNMEKO_02085;~source:Prodigal:2.6), producing the protein MNTKLDFDATKLFEALKYQIHVAIDYCHTLEKHNVLWIEVFVDVTVEGRDQIEVKNYSGDLTDGHDNFWNTLNNWLKPDFAYQQYTNLILLTTQAYGERASLKNWDTMDVAQRLATLESIHKNTKTRFENSNKVNNDKKEFSNEEAAVSSVVPHSIKPPKSLKLQRKILAPDIRESLLQVLPKIKIITEQPDLLELIERYKKRHLKSISPLRMDAFLDDLFGFMTSTLKITNSWKFSVDEFDKKFAELTARYLIGTLKFPRIDSDKIENEAVRLNVKERRFAMKLDEIGGGNDLILQATVDLIHAQQYIVEVIKDCTTSQQDIEDYSRNQLRINCSSRLSAIYKCDPALQQQQLKRSSCAFYGERCAEAVTPLSTYDYTPIEFRNGIYHMLADEEPKNFRYEFHWRLW; encoded by the coding sequence GTGAACACTAAACTCGATTTTGACGCTACCAAACTTTTCGAGGCTCTAAAGTATCAGATCCATGTAGCAATCGATTACTGCCACACATTAGAAAAGCATAATGTTCTGTGGATCGAGGTATTTGTCGATGTTACTGTCGAGGGGCGAGATCAGATAGAGGTCAAGAATTACAGCGGAGATTTAACTGATGGTCATGATAATTTTTGGAACACACTCAATAATTGGTTGAAGCCTGATTTCGCCTATCAACAATACACTAACTTAATTCTTCTAACGACACAGGCATATGGTGAGCGGGCGTCACTAAAAAATTGGGATACAATGGATGTTGCACAACGTTTAGCTACATTGGAATCTATTCATAAAAATACTAAAACTCGCTTTGAAAACTCAAATAAAGTAAATAATGACAAAAAAGAGTTTAGCAACGAAGAAGCAGCCGTATCTTCTGTTGTGCCTCATAGTATCAAGCCACCCAAATCATTAAAGCTTCAACGAAAAATTCTCGCACCGGATATTCGAGAATCATTACTGCAAGTTTTGCCGAAGATCAAGATTATTACTGAACAACCTGATCTGTTGGAACTGATTGAGCGCTATAAGAAGCGGCATCTTAAAAGCATCTCACCACTCAGGATGGATGCATTTCTGGACGATCTGTTCGGATTTATGACTAGTACACTAAAAATTACAAACAGTTGGAAATTCAGTGTTGACGAATTTGATAAAAAGTTTGCAGAACTCACCGCAAGATATTTAATTGGCACACTAAAATTCCCTCGTATTGATAGCGATAAAATCGAAAATGAAGCGGTTAGACTGAATGTAAAAGAACGCCGTTTTGCTATGAAATTAGATGAAATTGGTGGAGGGAATGACTTAATATTGCAAGCTACTGTCGATTTAATTCATGCTCAACAATATATTGTTGAAGTGATTAAAGATTGCACTACATCACAACAAGATATAGAAGACTATAGTCGAAACCAGCTGCGGATAAATTGCTCTAGCAGATTAAGTGCCATCTATAAATGCGATCCCGCATTGCAACAACAACAATTAAAAAGATCATCTTGTGCTTTTTATGGGGAACGTTGCGCTGAAGCTGTCACTCCTTTAAGTACTTATGATTATACTCCAATAGAATTTCGTAATGGTATTTATCACATGTTAGCTGATGAAGAGCCGAAAAACTTTAGATATGAATTTCATTGGAGGCTCTGGTAA
- a CDS encoding hypothetical protein (ID:JIFNMEKO_02086;~source:Prodigal:2.6), with product MISTPIEHPFTIQRSPIVLAPLIHQFYASSQLREKDLLLSYLILPMVLYPSMQKYLLNVRKTSDLRTMCSEQSRLVGLTHNVQQSKPLTHAAMLVLKAEQAIEIANELSVRSVRDVKIDNANPKQLEAAHRLSMVFADTDIVSIYRTLGFKSL from the coding sequence ATGATATCTACACCTATTGAGCACCCATTTACGATTCAGCGCTCACCTATTGTATTGGCTCCGCTAATACATCAATTTTATGCCAGTTCCCAGCTCCGAGAAAAAGATCTTTTGCTCAGCTATCTTATTCTTCCTATGGTGCTATACCCGTCAATGCAAAAGTACCTGTTAAATGTAAGGAAGACTAGTGACCTCCGTACCATGTGCAGTGAGCAGTCTAGACTTGTGGGATTAACCCACAATGTTCAGCAGTCTAAGCCACTGACTCATGCGGCCATGCTTGTGCTTAAGGCAGAACAAGCAATTGAAATAGCAAATGAATTATCAGTAAGGTCGGTTCGGGATGTAAAAATTGATAATGCTAACCCAAAACAACTTGAAGCAGCGCATCGATTATCTATGGTTTTTGCTGACACAGATATAGTTTCCATTTACAGGACGTTAGGATTTAAGTCGCTATGA
- a CDS encoding hypothetical protein (ID:JIFNMEKO_02087;~source:Prodigal:2.6), with amino-acid sequence MKCFLRYIGVVDTQDNIHQVRFEPGLNVITGKSSTGKSAILEIFDYCLGSSEDTIPVGKITERAETFFIALQFPRYFLIAARKKNLIAVFLWRLEVQMLIIC; translated from the coding sequence ATGAAATGTTTTTTACGGTACATCGGTGTTGTTGACACACAAGATAATATTCATCAGGTACGTTTTGAACCTGGACTTAATGTAATCACAGGTAAATCCTCGACAGGGAAAAGTGCAATTCTTGAAATTTTTGATTACTGCTTGGGTAGTAGTGAAGACACCATCCCAGTGGGGAAGATTACTGAGCGTGCGGAAACTTTTTTCATTGCACTTCAATTTCCTCGTTATTTCCTTATAGCAGCCAGGAAAAAAAATCTGATCGCTGTTTTCTTATGGAGGTTAGAAGTACAGATGCTGATCATTTGTTGA
- a CDS encoding hypothetical protein (ID:JIFNMEKO_02088;~source:Prodigal:2.6) translates to MEVRSTDADHLLTLIEQPNAFFDTKHYMPLADFKKSLDRDFAITLENIDEDPFIKLTGRKKSTTPSIRSFSSFMLQHQNLVANKHAIFYRFDEKEKRDQAINHFKILMGLVEEKYFELHKEHELAKYELKKIQTQIPKKIQRKEMFIARYNRFLAEYKNLAGLPLLNSSGEDIYPKPRFFLKVIFEYLVKIDVLSNQIEIRRAELQKERVDALVNKRKLQGQMRLLNDSLSTAMQFSQNMMETNLPASTVLSEAHCPVCEALTSTPAVEASKLINAIEWLNEELRLSSYARESFAEERRNIRNQLEKQDELLRRIQDDIRPLDEEIKRLKTSKSIDEQALKTKLRLEIAIQEQLNKPEFE, encoded by the coding sequence ATGGAGGTTAGAAGTACAGATGCTGATCATTTGTTGACACTTATCGAACAACCAAATGCATTCTTTGATACAAAACATTACATGCCGTTGGCGGATTTTAAGAAAAGTTTAGACCGAGATTTTGCTATTACGTTGGAAAATATTGACGAAGATCCTTTTATTAAACTAACTGGTCGAAAGAAATCCACGACACCATCAATCCGAAGCTTTTCATCCTTTATGCTACAACATCAGAATCTTGTAGCGAATAAACATGCTATTTTTTATAGATTTGATGAGAAAGAAAAACGAGACCAAGCAATTAACCATTTTAAAATATTAATGGGCCTTGTAGAAGAAAAATATTTTGAATTGCATAAAGAACATGAGCTTGCTAAATATGAACTAAAAAAAATACAAACGCAGATTCCTAAAAAAATACAGCGTAAAGAAATGTTTATTGCACGCTACAATCGTTTTCTGGCTGAGTATAAAAATTTAGCTGGCTTGCCACTTTTAAATTCAAGTGGTGAAGATATTTATCCAAAACCAAGATTTTTCTTAAAAGTCATTTTTGAATATCTAGTCAAAATTGATGTGCTTTCTAATCAGATTGAGATACGACGCGCAGAACTACAAAAAGAGCGAGTCGATGCACTTGTAAATAAGCGAAAACTTCAAGGGCAAATGCGATTGCTCAATGATTCTCTTTCCACAGCGATGCAGTTTAGTCAGAATATGATGGAAACAAACCTGCCAGCGTCTACTGTGCTATCAGAGGCTCATTGCCCTGTATGCGAGGCCCTAACTTCAACCCCAGCGGTTGAAGCAAGTAAGCTCATAAATGCAATTGAGTGGCTGAATGAAGAACTAAGACTTTCTTCTTATGCCAGAGAGAGCTTTGCAGAAGAACGCCGAAATATTAGAAATCAGCTAGAGAAACAGGATGAATTACTCCGTAGAATTCAAGACGACATCCGTCCTCTTGATGAAGAAATAAAAAGACTTAAAACTTCAAAATCAATTGATGAGCAAGCCTTGAAGACGAAACTTAGGTTGGAAATCGCCATTCAAGAACAGTTAAATAAGCCTGAATTTGAATAA
- a CDS encoding hypothetical protein (ID:JIFNMEKO_02089;~source:Prodigal:2.6) has protein sequence MCEFGNRFDFEETYKPSALRFDTETFDLWHQQDNKTRVYLCSMGSGANWLYSHLALFMALHYQFASLSEAGCKIPPILFLDQPTQVYFPASIDDAEEFKPDELAKQIKRENIVDEDMKAVNNMFTQLAKFCFETSEATGVIPQIIVSDHADNLILGEGYKFQGYIRASWRTLGFISDN, from the coding sequence ATGTGCGAGTTTGGTAATAGATTTGACTTTGAAGAGACCTATAAACCATCAGCGCTTCGTTTCGATACTGAAACATTTGATCTATGGCATCAACAAGATAATAAAACACGCGTCTATCTATGTTCTATGGGAAGTGGGGCTAATTGGCTTTACTCTCATTTAGCACTTTTTATGGCTTTGCATTACCAATTTGCCTCTCTTTCAGAAGCTGGTTGCAAAATTCCGCCGATTCTCTTTTTGGATCAACCAACACAAGTTTACTTTCCAGCATCTATAGATGACGCTGAGGAATTTAAACCGGATGAATTGGCTAAACAAATCAAGCGTGAAAATATTGTCGATGAAGATATGAAAGCTGTGAATAACATGTTTACTCAACTTGCGAAGTTCTGTTTTGAGACTAGCGAGGCTACAGGCGTTATCCCACAGATCATTGTCTCAGATCACGCTGATAATCTCATACTGGGCGAGGGTTATAAATTTCAGGGTTATATCCGTGCATCTTGGCGTACGCTTGGATTTATCAGTGATAATTGA
- a CDS encoding hypothetical protein (ID:JIFNMEKO_02090;~source:Prodigal:2.6), which produces MPVRDPAPLATPEALNQSGSIDFMHDALTYGPRFRTFNVVDDFNCEALAIEIDLNIPAQPVVRVLDSIVANRGYPLKMRMDNGPERISLALAQWAEEHSVMLEFIKPGKPTENAFIERFNRTYRSEILDFYL; this is translated from the coding sequence TTGCCGGTGCGTGATCCAGCTCCGCTGGCAACGCCGGAAGCACTTAACCAGAGCGGGTCGATTGATTTTATGCACGACGCACTAACATATGGCCCACGTTTTCGGACTTTCAATGTCGTTGATGATTTTAACTGTGAAGCACTGGCTATCGAAATAGATCTGAATATCCCGGCGCAGCCTGTCGTTCGGGTACTGGACAGTATAGTGGCAAACCGTGGATACCCGCTGAAGATGCGGATGGATAACGGGCCGGAACGGATATCACTGGCTCTGGCACAATGGGCTGAAGAACATAGCGTGATGCTGGAATTTATAAAGCCGGGTAAGCCAACAGAGAACGCATTTATAGAAAGGTTTAACCGAACGTACCGGAGCGAAATACTGGATTTTTATCTGTAA
- a CDS encoding hypothetical protein (ID:JIFNMEKO_02091;~source:Prodigal:2.6) — MALIPKNYSRLESGYREKALKIYPWVCGRCSREFVYSNLRELTVHHIDHDHTNNPEDGSNWELLCLYCHDHEHSKYTEAAQYGTTVVAGEDAQKDVGEATYNPFADLKSMLNKKK, encoded by the coding sequence ATGGCTCTAATCCCTAAAAATTACTCGCGACTGGAAAGCGGCTACCGTGAGAAAGCACTTAAAATTTACCCCTGGGTGTGCGGACGTTGCTCGCGTGAGTTTGTTTATTCCAACCTACGTGAATTAACGGTTCACCATATCGATCACGATCACACCAATAATCCGGAAGATGGCAGTAACTGGGAGTTGTTGTGTCTGTACTGTCATGACCACGAGCATTCTAAATACACGGAAGCTGCTCAGTACGGTACAACCGTAGTGGCAGGAGAGGACGCACAAAAAGATGTTGGTGAAGCAACCTACAATCCGTTTGCCGATCTGAAGTCGATGCTTAATAAGAAGAAGTAA
- a CDS encoding hypothetical protein (ID:JIFNMEKO_02092;~source:Prodigal:2.6), producing the protein MDVSQITSLATGLDNMELSTKVSNIMLKKSLDNQASMGSQIINSIPQLPANPAIGRNINTTA; encoded by the coding sequence ATGGACGTATCACAGATTACTTCACTCGCTACAGGTCTGGACAACATGGAACTCAGTACTAAAGTGAGTAATATCATGCTTAAGAAGTCTCTCGATAATCAGGCTTCTATGGGATCTCAGATCATCAATTCTATCCCACAGCTGCCTGCTAACCCGGCGATTGGGCGTAACATCAATACCACTGCCTGA
- a CDS encoding hypothetical protein (ID:JIFNMEKO_02093;~source:Prodigal:2.6), with translation MGNFFTRVLFGSRWIMAPVYLGLSISLIVLAYKFFVNLYEVILNIAHYNDEEIILSLLSLIDFVLIGGLLVMVIFSGYENFVSQLNVKGADKELSWIGKMDVESLKNKVFFSVVAISTIHLLGVFMELKNIPNDKIIMYMGLQLCFVITALLMQVLEKLSKK, from the coding sequence ATGGGCAATTTTTTCACACGAGTTTTATTCGGATCAAGATGGATAATGGCTCCGGTTTATCTGGGTTTATCTATCAGCCTGATAGTTTTAGCCTATAAATTCTTTGTGAATCTATATGAAGTGATATTAAACATAGCGCATTACAATGACGAAGAAATAATACTTAGCCTGCTATCACTTATCGACTTCGTTCTGATAGGAGGATTGCTTGTTATGGTGATTTTTTCTGGTTATGAGAACTTTGTCTCGCAGTTGAATGTGAAGGGGGCAGATAAAGAGTTGTCATGGATAGGTAAGATGGATGTAGAATCGCTGAAAAACAAGGTGTTCTTTTCAGTAGTTGCGATCTCGACTATTCATCTGTTAGGGGTTTTTATGGAGTTAAAAAATATCCCTAATGATAAAATAATCATGTATATGGGGCTGCAACTTTGCTTTGTTATCACTGCGCTATTGATGCAGGTTTTAGAGAAACTCTCGAAAAAATAA
- a CDS encoding hypothetical protein (ID:JIFNMEKO_02094;~source:Prodigal:2.6), producing MKLWNKMILAAAITIVIAGCDDADEKVDSNLNQAKEAASQIKDAAADKASSIKEEADKQINEIKQEADKQADQLTEKAKSIKADADAKVQSLATQAKAKGDEVKADAKQKSDQVVEKAEQIKAQAITGANALATDAAAKTQEIKDSMEKNTAPAQTDTNPTQNKQ from the coding sequence ATGAAATTATGGAACAAAATGATTTTGGCTGCTGCAATCACCATTGTCATTGCTGGTTGTGATGATGCGGATGAGAAAGTAGATAGCAATCTCAACCAGGCTAAGGAAGCGGCCAGTCAGATCAAAGATGCTGCTGCTGACAAAGCTTCATCCATCAAAGAAGAAGCAGACAAGCAAATTAATGAAATTAAGCAGGAAGCAGATAAGCAAGCCGATCAACTTACAGAGAAGGCAAAATCGATCAAGGCAGATGCTGATGCAAAAGTGCAGTCTTTAGCTACTCAGGCTAAAGCTAAGGGAGATGAAGTAAAAGCCGATGCAAAACAAAAAAGTGACCAGGTTGTAGAAAAGGCTGAACAGATCAAGGCACAAGCCATCACTGGTGCTAACGCGCTGGCAACTGACGCGGCAGCGAAAACCCAAGAGATAAAAGACAGCATGGAAAAGAACACTGCCCCCGCACAAACTGATACTAACCCAACTCAAAACAAACAGTAG